A window from Rhizosphaericola mali encodes these proteins:
- the queA gene encoding tRNA preQ1(34) S-adenosylmethionine ribosyltransferase-isomerase QueA: MKLSQFRFDLPLNLIAQHPTKKREDARMMVLDRKTGNIDNKNFRDILDYFDDKDVFAINNTKVFPARMYGRKEKTGAKIEVFLLRELNKTNRLWDVIVDPARKIRVGNKLYFGENDELVAEVIDNTTSRGRTIRFLWEDTEESFRVMLESMGETPLPKYIKRKPDEEDRERYQTVYAKYEGAVAAPTAGLHFSNELIKRCEIKGIRFAEVTLHTGLGTFRPIEVEDLSKHKMDAEYYRIDEQACKIVNTAKESNRKICAIGTTTMRALESSFTSEGLLKPSEGWTNVFIHPPYNFNIANSLVTNFHLPKTSLLIMLSAFAGYDLAMEAYQKAIKDKYRFFSYGDAMLVI; the protein is encoded by the coding sequence ATGAAATTATCACAATTTCGCTTCGATCTTCCACTCAATCTCATTGCCCAACATCCTACAAAAAAAAGAGAAGATGCCAGAATGATGGTATTGGATCGTAAAACAGGCAATATCGACAATAAGAATTTTCGCGATATTTTGGATTACTTTGACGACAAAGACGTATTTGCGATCAATAATACAAAAGTTTTCCCAGCTAGAATGTATGGTAGAAAGGAAAAAACAGGTGCAAAAATAGAAGTTTTTCTTTTAAGAGAATTGAATAAAACCAACAGACTTTGGGATGTTATCGTTGATCCCGCAAGAAAGATCAGAGTTGGTAATAAATTATATTTCGGAGAAAATGATGAGCTTGTTGCGGAAGTGATTGACAACACCACTAGTCGTGGTAGAACGATTCGTTTTCTTTGGGAAGATACAGAAGAATCTTTCCGTGTAATGTTAGAATCCATGGGTGAAACTCCATTACCAAAATATATCAAAAGAAAACCAGACGAGGAAGATCGTGAACGGTATCAAACTGTATATGCAAAATATGAAGGTGCCGTTGCAGCGCCAACTGCTGGTTTGCATTTCAGTAACGAATTGATCAAAAGATGCGAAATCAAAGGTATTCGTTTTGCTGAGGTTACTTTACATACTGGTTTGGGTACATTCCGTCCTATTGAAGTAGAAGATTTGAGCAAACATAAAATGGATGCAGAATACTACCGAATAGACGAACAAGCTTGTAAAATTGTCAATACTGCAAAAGAAAGTAACAGAAAAATCTGTGCTATCGGTACCACAACGATGCGTGCATTGGAAAGCAGCTTCACTTCCGAAGGTTTATTGAAACCAAGTGAAGGTTGGACAAATGTATTCATTCACCCTCCATACAACTTTAATATTGCGAATAGCTTGGTAACTAATTTTCATTTACCTAAAACAAGTTTGTTAATCATGTTGAGTGCATTTGCAGGATATGATTTGGCAATGGAAGCGTATCAAAAAGCAATTAAAGATAAATATCGTTTCTTTAGTTATGGAGATGCGATGTTAGTTATCTAA
- a CDS encoding 2-dehydropantoate 2-reductase, producing MIVSIIGSGAIGMFYGTLLIDAGEEVHFLCRSDYETVKEKGIFIESKLRGNKTFENIHVHKDSCDMPISDIVIVSLKTTENEKLLPVLLPPIVKKETTIVIIQNGLGVEADVAKLFPDQQIIGGLAFISSSKVAPGHILHIDHGNLSLGYFNHVNEQNIQTIVAKLNQQNIKVILSDDLNKLRWRKLVWNIAFNGMTVVLGCQTDKLMQSKDLIGLSKDIMEEVISGAKACGAELDVNLPSQMIQYTIDMPAYSPSMKLDYDHQRPMEIHYIYEEPIRIAKEAGYYMSKVDMLTKQLKFKQQFEY from the coding sequence ATGATAGTTTCAATTATAGGTTCGGGTGCTATAGGAATGTTTTATGGCACATTGCTTATTGATGCAGGCGAAGAAGTCCATTTTTTATGTAGAAGTGACTATGAAACTGTAAAAGAGAAAGGGATTTTTATTGAGTCCAAATTAAGAGGAAATAAAACTTTTGAAAATATCCATGTACATAAGGATAGTTGCGATATGCCCATTTCGGATATTGTTATTGTCAGTTTGAAAACTACAGAAAATGAAAAGCTTTTACCTGTATTATTACCTCCTATTGTTAAAAAAGAAACGACAATTGTAATTATTCAAAATGGATTAGGTGTAGAGGCGGATGTTGCAAAACTTTTTCCAGATCAACAAATTATAGGCGGATTAGCTTTTATTAGTAGCAGTAAAGTTGCCCCTGGTCATATTCTGCATATAGATCACGGCAATTTGAGTTTGGGTTATTTCAATCATGTCAATGAGCAAAATATTCAAACTATTGTTGCAAAATTGAATCAACAAAATATCAAAGTGATACTTTCGGATGATTTAAACAAATTACGTTGGCGTAAATTGGTATGGAATATAGCTTTTAATGGAATGACGGTGGTTCTTGGCTGTCAGACCGACAAACTTATGCAATCAAAGGATTTAATTGGATTATCTAAAGATATAATGGAAGAAGTAATCTCTGGAGCCAAGGCTTGTGGAGCAGAACTAGATGTAAATCTACCTTCTCAAATGATCCAATATACTATTGATATGCCCGCCTACTCTCCTAGTATGAAATTAGATTACGACCATCAACGCCCAATGGAAATTCATTACATATATGAAGAACCTATAAGAATAGCTAAAGAAGCAGGTTACTATATGTCAAAAGTCGATATGCTAACGAAACAATTAAAATTTAAACAACAATTCGAATATTAG
- a CDS encoding ABC transporter ATP-binding protein → MSANSKKTIFDFSLFNRIFSYARPYKKQFYFSIFLGILLAIFTPIRPYLIQLTINHATGKNHIIPAWLQFFLPNGVKNNVLQFIFDLTIFQIIFLIIESLARFAFSFLTSWLGQSVVKDLRISIYEKITQFQLRQFDRTPIGTLTTRTINDIESINDIFSDGFIPIIADLLTIIVTLFTMFYIDWKLAIISIIPLPLLFVATYYFKESVNKSFIKVRNAIAQLNAFVQEHISGIAIVQSFAAEDREQTKFEKINRGHRDANIRAIFAYSIFFPVVEIIMALSMGLLIWWISDHKLDSGLLVSFLLYINLIFRPLRVIADKFNVLQMGMVAAERIFKVLDNNDNEVANPKGIIPKILNGKVDFDHVWFAYNDENFVLKNVDFHINPGQTVALVGHTGSGKTSIISLINKLYPIQKGKILIDDISIDKYQLNALRENIGIVLQDVFLFSGSIMENITLRNPNISKEQVIEAAKLINVHDFIMQLPDNYDFNVRERGNTLSLGQRQLISFIRAVLYNPSILVLDEATSSIDTESEILVQNAMEKLIHGRTSIIIAHRLSTIRKADKIIVLDKGVIQEMGSHDELLQLGGFYYKLHEMQYQGEME, encoded by the coding sequence ATGAGTGCAAATAGTAAGAAGACAATATTTGATTTTTCCCTTTTTAACCGTATTTTTAGTTACGCTAGACCATATAAAAAGCAATTTTATTTCAGCATATTTTTGGGTATTTTATTGGCTATATTTACGCCAATTCGTCCTTATTTGATACAATTAACCATCAATCATGCGACTGGGAAAAATCACATAATTCCAGCTTGGTTACAGTTTTTTTTACCTAATGGTGTAAAAAACAACGTATTACAATTCATTTTTGATCTTACAATTTTTCAAATTATCTTTTTGATTATTGAGTCATTGGCTAGATTTGCATTTAGTTTTTTAACTTCATGGTTGGGGCAAAGTGTTGTAAAAGATCTACGAATTTCTATATATGAAAAAATTACACAATTTCAATTAAGACAATTTGATCGTACCCCCATTGGAACATTAACAACGCGCACGATTAATGACATTGAAAGTATCAATGATATTTTTTCGGATGGCTTTATCCCAATTATTGCAGATTTATTGACCATAATTGTGACATTATTTACGATGTTTTACATTGATTGGAAATTGGCGATTATTTCCATTATTCCGCTCCCACTTTTATTTGTCGCCACATATTATTTCAAAGAATCCGTAAACAAAAGTTTTATCAAAGTAAGAAATGCAATCGCGCAATTGAACGCCTTTGTACAAGAACATATTTCTGGTATTGCGATCGTACAATCTTTCGCAGCAGAAGATCGCGAACAAACAAAATTTGAAAAAATAAATAGAGGTCATCGTGATGCCAATATCCGCGCCATATTTGCTTATAGTATTTTCTTTCCAGTTGTGGAGATTATTATGGCTTTGAGTATGGGATTATTGATTTGGTGGATTTCTGATCATAAATTGGATTCGGGTTTACTAGTTTCTTTTCTTTTATATATAAATTTGATATTCAGACCATTGCGTGTGATAGCCGACAAATTTAATGTTTTGCAAATGGGAATGGTCGCCGCAGAAAGAATCTTCAAAGTTTTGGATAATAATGATAACGAAGTTGCCAATCCAAAGGGAATTATTCCAAAAATATTAAACGGAAAAGTTGATTTTGATCATGTTTGGTTTGCCTATAATGACGAGAATTTTGTTTTAAAAAATGTAGATTTTCATATTAATCCAGGCCAAACAGTTGCCTTAGTCGGTCATACGGGAAGTGGAAAAACGTCGATAATAAGCTTGATTAATAAACTCTACCCTATTCAAAAAGGTAAAATTTTAATCGATGATATTTCTATAGATAAATATCAATTGAACGCACTACGAGAAAATATTGGCATTGTGTTACAAGATGTCTTTTTATTTTCAGGGTCAATCATGGAAAATATCACTTTGCGTAATCCCAATATTTCCAAAGAACAAGTTATCGAAGCTGCAAAATTGATCAACGTTCATGATTTTATCATGCAATTACCTGATAATTATGACTTTAATGTACGCGAACGAGGAAATACTTTAAGTCTTGGACAAAGACAATTGATTTCGTTTATTCGGGCAGTTTTGTATAATCCATCCATTTTAGTTTTGGATGAAGCGACCTCTTCTATTGATACAGAAAGTGAGATTTTAGTACAAAATGCCATGGAAAAACTAATTCATGGACGCACATCCATTATCATCGCACATAGACTTTCTACAATTAGAAAAGCGGACAAAATCATTGTTTTGGACAAGGGAGTGATTCAAGAAATGGGTTCGCATGATGAATTATTGCAACTAGGTGGGTTTTACTACAAACTACATGAAATGCAATATCAAGGCGAAATGGAGTAA
- the pepT gene encoding peptidase T, protein MLVERFLRYVQIDTQSNAESTSTPSTLKQLDLSKVLVSELKEIGLAEVELDEYGYVYATIPSNIEDKNIPTICFCSHVDTAPASSGTNVKPILHKNYDGGDIILPDDTTQIINTSKYPYLKNHIGKDIITASGLTLLGADDKSGVAIIMQLAENLQNNPDIKHGEIKILFTPDEEIGLGAEYVNIQKLGAKFGYTLDGGDLGDYEDETFNADGAHLTINGVSAHTGDAKGKMINALKLAAEILRKLPNDFAPEHTSGREGFIHADEITGNTEQVKIEFILRDFDIQKLENLGKLLKNIIDEVVSPYENASYKLDIYEQYRNMRTIIEQYPDIRKKTEEAYKLAEIPFKSEPIRGGTDGSRLSYMGLPCPNIFTGMQAIHSKHEWIGVYDMEKSLEVLTHLVQIWAKN, encoded by the coding sequence ATGTTGGTGGAAAGATTTTTAAGATATGTACAAATAGATACGCAAAGCAATGCAGAAAGCACAAGCACGCCTTCCACATTGAAACAATTGGACTTAAGTAAAGTCCTCGTATCTGAGTTGAAAGAGATAGGTTTGGCCGAAGTGGAATTGGACGAATACGGTTACGTATATGCTACAATTCCATCCAATATTGAAGATAAAAATATTCCAACAATTTGTTTTTGTAGTCATGTTGACACTGCACCTGCCTCTAGTGGTACGAATGTCAAACCTATTTTGCATAAAAACTATGACGGCGGTGATATCATTTTACCAGATGACACGACACAGATTATCAATACATCCAAATATCCCTATTTAAAAAATCATATTGGCAAAGATATTATCACTGCGAGTGGTTTGACATTATTGGGCGCGGATGATAAGAGTGGCGTGGCAATTATTATGCAATTAGCAGAAAACCTTCAAAATAACCCAGATATAAAACATGGGGAAATAAAGATTCTATTCACACCGGATGAAGAAATTGGATTGGGCGCAGAGTATGTCAATATTCAAAAATTAGGTGCAAAATTTGGCTACACTTTGGATGGTGGCGATTTGGGAGATTATGAAGATGAGACTTTTAATGCAGATGGTGCGCATTTAACTATCAATGGTGTGAGCGCGCATACTGGTGACGCAAAAGGTAAAATGATCAATGCTTTAAAATTAGCAGCGGAAATTTTACGAAAATTACCAAATGACTTCGCGCCAGAACATACTAGCGGTCGGGAAGGTTTTATTCATGCAGATGAAATTACGGGAAATACAGAGCAAGTAAAAATCGAATTTATCCTTAGAGATTTTGATATTCAGAAATTGGAGAATTTGGGTAAATTATTAAAAAATATAATTGATGAAGTCGTTTCTCCTTATGAAAATGCGAGCTACAAATTAGACATTTACGAGCAATATCGTAATATGCGCACGATCATTGAACAATATCCAGACATAAGAAAGAAAACAGAGGAAGCTTATAAATTGGCTGAAATTCCTTTCAAGAGCGAACCGATACGTGGTGGCACCGATGGTTCTCGATTGAGCTATATGGGATTACCATGTCCTAATATTTTTACCGGAATGCAAGCGATACATAGTAAACATGAATGGATTGGCGTATATGATATGGAAAAATCATTGGAAGTTCTCACACACTTAGTACAGATCTGGGCAAAAAATTAA
- the murB gene encoding UDP-N-acetylmuramate dehydrogenase: MSILNNISLKPYNTFGIDVMAEQFAGFESQAELVYILEQAKTTTPTLVLGGGSNILLTKDVQGLVLKNEIKGIKILEETDDYVLVQAGAGEIWHPFVRKCIEKNYSGIENLSLIPGCVGASPMQNIGAYGVEIKDIFYSLDAYHLQDKRVDTIKKEDCNFGYRESAFKRKWKGEYIILNVTYKLSKHPQFHVEYGAIKEELEKMQIDNLSIKAISDAIINIRSSKLPDPKIIGNAGSFFKNPTIEKTQFEKLKSVFPHIKGFTIEGNIDKIKVAAGWLIEQAGWKGFREKDYGVHKNQALVLVNYGSATGAQVFDLSTRIIHSIEDKFGITLEREVNIL; encoded by the coding sequence ATGAGCATTTTAAATAATATCTCGCTTAAGCCATACAATACATTTGGAATAGATGTTATGGCAGAGCAATTTGCAGGATTCGAAAGTCAAGCCGAACTAGTTTATATACTTGAACAAGCTAAAACAACTACTCCTACTTTAGTATTAGGAGGAGGTAGCAATATTCTTTTAACTAAGGATGTACAAGGTTTAGTTCTGAAAAATGAAATTAAGGGAATTAAAATATTAGAAGAAACGGACGACTATGTTTTAGTGCAAGCAGGTGCTGGTGAAATATGGCACCCATTCGTAAGAAAATGTATCGAAAAAAATTATAGTGGCATTGAGAATCTAAGTTTGATTCCGGGCTGTGTCGGCGCCTCTCCTATGCAAAATATCGGAGCATACGGTGTTGAAATTAAAGATATTTTTTATAGTTTGGATGCCTATCATTTACAAGATAAGCGTGTTGATACAATAAAAAAGGAAGATTGTAATTTTGGATATCGAGAAAGTGCATTTAAAAGAAAATGGAAAGGAGAATATATAATTTTGAATGTTACTTATAAACTATCTAAACATCCACAATTTCATGTAGAATATGGTGCCATAAAGGAAGAATTAGAGAAAATGCAAATCGATAATTTATCCATTAAGGCCATTTCTGATGCGATTATTAATATTCGTTCGAGTAAATTACCAGATCCAAAAATCATAGGCAACGCAGGATCTTTTTTCAAAAATCCGACAATAGAAAAAACACAATTTGAAAAATTAAAATCAGTATTTCCACATATTAAAGGCTTTACTATAGAAGGTAATATTGATAAAATTAAAGTGGCTGCAGGTTGGTTAATTGAGCAAGCCGGTTGGAAGGGATTTAGAGAAAAGGATTATGGTGTACACAAAAATCAGGCTTTGGTATTGGTAAATTATGGCTCCGCAACTGGAGCGCAAGTTTTTGATTTATCGACTAGAATAATACATAGTATTGAAGATAAGTTTGGAATAACATTAGAACGCGAAGTTAATATTTTATAG
- a CDS encoding S9 family peptidase: MTKFLSALCFTCLAIAGNAQTKANYELASRFSPEKQKKMLFTQNVDPHWLKSNNKFWYEFETPNSQHWYIVDASTGSKKDMFDPVKLAAQLTLIVKYPFEAHHLPIDSLQFLADENTIRFQIKSTEEIEKKDSTDKKNIKTTKEKKIYYFTYNIAQNKLTELTDFIRPKRNYGWASIAPDSSMVLFSKHFNLYWMSWADYKKALIKEKDSTIVEHQITKDGVDHYAYGSDGDGEDNVEHEKNKDNRRGAYITWSPDSKHFVLHRTDERKVKDLWVINSLSNPRPTLETYRYEMPGDTSIPQSELLLFNASDKRFQRLDLNKFKDQTIGVERLRYKESTRDDDWRPNIWMGDNSKFYVSRSSRDLKKIDYLSVDVLNGKVDSLFGERMNTYINTQPLYAIKNGKEFIEWSERDGWGHYYLYDSNGKLKNQITTGAFHCESIEGVDEKNNILYFTAGGREDGINPYYLHFYKINLDGSSLQLLDKVNYYHTISMNDNATYFVDNYSRADAAPKSILYNGTGKTVLSLDTCDMSSFFAAGYKYPQIIKVKADDGITDLYGVMYKPFNFDSTKKYPLVEYVYPGPQTEAVNYMFGKVADRTDRLAQIGLVVITIGNRGGNPARSKWYHTFGYGNLRDYGLADKKAAAEQLCAKYSFLDINRIGIHGHSGGGFMSTAAMFVYPDFFKVAVSSSGNHDNRIYNRWWSETHNGVKENISAKGDTSFEYHIATNPSIAKNLKGHLMLTTGDIDNNVHPGNTYRVIDALIKANKRFDFLLLPGQRHAYGNMQEYFFWRLCDYYSQYLLNDWRRPVDMIEADKDIPDTN, encoded by the coding sequence ATGACTAAATTTTTATCTGCACTTTGCTTTACCTGTTTGGCAATCGCAGGAAATGCACAGACGAAAGCAAATTACGAATTGGCTTCTCGTTTTTCTCCAGAAAAACAAAAGAAGATGTTATTTACGCAAAATGTGGATCCACATTGGCTAAAAAGTAATAACAAGTTTTGGTACGAATTTGAGACGCCTAACAGTCAACATTGGTATATTGTTGATGCGAGTACTGGAAGTAAAAAAGACATGTTTGATCCAGTAAAATTGGCGGCACAATTGACTTTAATAGTAAAGTATCCATTTGAAGCGCACCATTTACCGATTGATAGTTTACAATTTTTAGCGGATGAAAATACGATTCGTTTTCAAATAAAATCTACTGAAGAGATTGAGAAAAAAGATTCAACAGATAAAAAAAATATAAAAACGACTAAAGAGAAAAAAATCTATTATTTCACTTATAATATTGCTCAAAATAAATTAACTGAATTAACAGATTTTATTCGTCCAAAAAGAAATTATGGTTGGGCGTCCATTGCGCCTGACAGTTCTATGGTTTTATTTTCCAAACATTTTAATTTGTATTGGATGTCTTGGGCTGACTATAAAAAAGCATTAATCAAGGAAAAAGACAGTACAATAGTTGAACATCAAATTACCAAAGATGGTGTAGATCACTATGCATATGGTAGCGATGGAGATGGGGAGGACAATGTTGAGCATGAAAAAAATAAGGATAATCGCAGAGGGGCATATATTACTTGGTCTCCAGATAGTAAACATTTCGTATTGCACCGCACCGATGAAAGAAAAGTAAAAGATTTATGGGTGATAAATAGTTTGTCCAATCCTCGCCCAACACTAGAAACTTATCGTTACGAAATGCCTGGCGATACGAGTATTCCACAATCTGAGTTGTTATTATTCAATGCATCAGATAAGCGTTTTCAACGATTGGATTTGAATAAATTTAAAGATCAAACTATTGGTGTAGAGCGATTGAGATACAAAGAATCTACGCGTGATGATGATTGGCGTCCCAATATTTGGATGGGAGATAATTCCAAATTTTATGTAAGTCGTAGCAGTCGTGACCTGAAAAAAATTGATTATTTATCTGTAGATGTTCTAAATGGAAAAGTTGATTCTCTTTTTGGGGAAAGAATGAATACCTACATTAATACACAGCCGCTTTACGCAATTAAAAATGGAAAGGAATTTATCGAATGGAGTGAGCGCGATGGATGGGGACATTATTATCTCTATGATTCCAATGGAAAATTAAAAAATCAAATTACTACTGGTGCATTCCATTGTGAAAGTATTGAGGGCGTAGATGAGAAAAATAACATTTTGTATTTCACTGCTGGCGGTAGGGAAGATGGAATAAATCCCTACTATTTACATTTTTACAAAATCAATTTGGATGGTAGTAGCTTGCAATTGTTAGATAAGGTAAATTATTATCACACGATTAGCATGAATGATAATGCTACTTATTTCGTAGATAATTATTCTCGTGCAGATGCAGCACCCAAATCAATTTTATATAATGGAACGGGTAAAACCGTGTTGAGTTTGGATACTTGTGATATGAGCTCTTTTTTCGCTGCTGGTTATAAATATCCGCAAATAATTAAAGTGAAAGCAGACGATGGTATTACCGATTTATATGGTGTAATGTATAAACCATTTAATTTTGATAGTACCAAGAAATATCCTTTAGTGGAATATGTATATCCTGGTCCACAAACCGAAGCGGTAAATTATATGTTTGGAAAGGTCGCAGATCGTACAGATAGATTGGCGCAGATTGGTTTGGTGGTTATTACGATTGGAAATCGTGGAGGCAATCCTGCACGTAGCAAATGGTATCATACCTTCGGATATGGAAATTTGCGTGACTATGGTTTAGCTGATAAAAAAGCGGCAGCCGAACAATTATGTGCCAAATATTCATTTTTAGATATTAATAGAATTGGTATACATGGACATAGTGGTGGTGGATTTATGAGTACGGCTGCAATGTTCGTTTATCCAGATTTTTTCAAAGTGGCCGTTTCTTCGTCGGGCAATCATGATAATCGCATTTACAATCGTTGGTGGAGTGAAACGCATAACGGTGTAAAAGAGAATATTAGTGCCAAAGGCGATACTTCATTTGAATATCATATTGCAACGAATCCATCTATAGCCAAAAATCTTAAAGGACATTTGATGTTGACAACAGGTGATATTGATAACAATGTACATCCGGGAAATACGTACCGTGTTATAGATGCATTGATTAAAGCAAATAAACGATTTGACTTCTTGTTATTGCCTGGTCAACGTCATGCGTATGGCAATATGCAAGAGTATTTCTTTTGGAGATTGTGTGACTATTATAGTCAATATTTGTTAAATGATTGGCGCCGTCCGGTAGATATGATTGAAGCAGATAAAGATATTCCAGATACAAACTAA